The Naumovozyma castellii chromosome 4, complete genome genome contains a region encoding:
- the TGL3 gene encoding bifunctional triglyceride lipase/lysophosphatidylethanolamine acyltransferase (ancestral locus Anc_5.2), which produces MLKTWLLSIVYATLDHIPPFVWDVLHVITDIILFWTYKLINYVRPHSRVVYYEAIKELDHCETYDMWCNTASMVDEITGANLWRRNFFSRRYDFNSVLEQYSTLQKALDSGDLEAIKEKFSTTGACMLRNFAGIVDKKLFTKSLLGTKLLIEQFLDKTIEGLDILDSAMVPTAFFQRCKLSLGTTALILQGGSLFGLFHLGVIKGLLSQDLIPNIISGSSMGACIASIYGCMSNEELTELLTGDNILNVIKDDFQLLKSCGYGNLEQHLNLGTLIQNLIHHGYSQDVYLFCQFVLKYIVKEITFEEAYQMTGKVFNIVIHPTDKSCPNLLNYVTTPNILISSAINCSLGSGVISEDTKLLCKNLNNEVELYLSEDKNLRNSFLTPENAIIPDETESPYTRLTELFNVNNFIVSLARPYLAPLVVNDLKHEIKTSKYYYYKHYPETDNGINLPELGIPQLNFTEMEPLAFKFKYHLERKLKNIATMEFHHRMQVLDNLGLLSSWVKRLIIDEKTPRSAIEIAIVPKIKSLSVTRIIEGQLDNIPYWIQCGEQSTWPVLSLIKTRCTVEFKLDEIIRIRRNK; this is translated from the coding sequence CATTACAGATATCATTCTGTTTTGGACCTACAAACTTATAAATTATGTGAGACCACATTCTCGAGTGGTATATTATGAAGCCATTAAAGAACTAGACCATTGTGAAACGTACGATATGTGGTGTAATACCGCTAGCATGGTGGATGAGATTACTGGTGCTAACCTATGGAGAcgaaatttcttttctagGAGGTATGATTTTAATTCTGTATTGGAACAATATTCTACTTTACAGAAGGCATTGGACAGTGGAGATTTAGAGGCAATAAAGGAGAAATTCTCAACAACGGGAGCCTGTATGTTAAGGAATTTTGCTGGGATTGTGgataaaaaattgtttaCCAAGTCATTATTAGGAACCAAGTTACttattgaacaattctTGGATAAGACTATTGAAGGGTTGGATATCTTAGATTCTGCAATGGTGCCCACAGCGTTTTTCCAAAGATGTAAGTTGTCTTTGGGGACTACTGCATTAATATTACAAGGTGGGTCATTGTTTGGACTTTTCCATCTTGGTGTCATTAAGGGGTTGCTATCACAGGATTTAATCCCCAATATCATTAGTGGAAGTTCCATGGGGGCTTGCATTGCAAGTATATATGGTTGCATGTCgaatgaagaattgacTGAATTATTAACTGGAGATAACATTTTAAATGTAATTAAGGATGATttccaattattaaaaagTTGCGGATATGGGAATCTAGAACAGCATTTGAATTTAGGTACattgattcaaaatttaattcatcatgGTTATTCACAAGATGTGTATTTATTTTGCCAATttgttttgaaatatattgttAAAGAGATaacatttgaagaagcaTATCAAATGACCGGGaaagttttcaatattgtCATTCACCCAACTGATAAATCATGTCCTAATTTACTAAATTATGTGACCACTCCAAATATCTTGATCAGTTCTGCTATCAATTGTAGCCTTGGTTCAGGTGTAATTTCGGAGGACACAAAATTGCTTTGTAAGAATCTTAATAATGAAGTGGAATTATACCTTTCAGAGGATAAGAATCTAAGGAACAGTTTCCTGACTCCAGAAAATGCCATAATACCGGACGAGACAGAAAGCCCATATACGAGATTGActgaattattcaatgTGAATAATTTTATCGTTTCACTGGCAAGACCATATTTAGCACCCTTAGTGGTAAATGATTTAAAACATGAAATTAAAacatcaaaatattattactataAGCATTATCCGGAGACGGACAATGGGATAAATTTGCCCGAATTAGGTATCCCACAATTAAATTTTACTGAGATGGAACCCTTGGCGTTCAAATTCAAGTATCATTTAGAGAGgaagttgaaaaatattgcTACAATGGAATTTCATCATAGAATGCAGGTATTGGATAATTTAGGATTATTAAGTTCATGGGTGAAGAGGTTAATTATCGATGAAAAGACGCCTCGATCTGCCATTGAAATTGCAATAGTTCCCAAAATCAAGAGTCTTTCGGTGAcaagaattattgaaggtCAATTGGATAATATTCCTTATTGGATTCAATGTGGTGAACAAAGTACATGGCCCGTTCTATCCTTAATTAAGACACGTTGCACAGTAGAGTTTAAATTAGATGAGATAATAAggataagaagaaacaaatga
- the ELP6 gene encoding Elongator subunit ELP6 (ancestral locus Anc_5.3) codes for MGDVQRQDLTIFNDQSALSRELFNGNAHNVILLTSTSSTQPFWLINALIETAVYGSPYSVNLSSPPSSSQLQQINTTASLTIGSFVHESQFYVNAFQKLKINANSYKILDFLTDFLMNHIINKPKLKIFQSLLELFPNDSTSTIILEQPELLFSLVDGLTSDELNELFIKPLAKRCGLLIITTSVDLYQKDYSMTKDVTEFMRFINSCFHISIAVLSLQPLETGRAKDITGSLKITRGGATSNHLSTHVVENEYLYLNEKDSTKLFY; via the coding sequence ATGGGTGACGTTCAAAGACAGGACTTGACGATTTTCAACGATCAATCAGCTTTAAGTAGAGAGCTCTTCAACGGAAACGCTCATAACGTGATATTATTGACATCCACATCCTCCACTCAACCATTTTGGCTGATAAATGCATTAATTGAAACAGCAGTCTATGGATCACCATATTCGGTGAATTTATCGTCCCCTCCATCCAGCTCTCAATTACAACAAATCAACACAACTGCATCTTTGACGATCGGTTCATTTGTTCACGAATCTCAATTTTATGTCAATGCattccaaaaattaaagattaaTGCCAACTCATACAAAATCTTAGATTTCTTGACTGATTTCCTAATGAATCACATCATTAATAAAcccaaattgaaaattttccagtcattattagaattattCCCCAATGATTCAACCTCTACTATAATCTTGGAACAACCTGaactattattttcattagtAGATGGGTTAACCAGTGATGAacttaatgaattattcattaaaccCTTGGCAAAGAGATGCGGATTGCTAATAATAACTACCTCAGTGGACCTGTATCAGAAGGATTATTCTATGACTAAGGACGTCACAGAATTCATGAGATTTATAAATTCATGTTTCCATATTAGTATAGCTGTCCTAAGTTTACAACCTTTGGAAACAGGGAGAGCCAAAGATATTACTGGGTCATTGAAGATTACAAGAGGTGGTGCCACATCGAATCATTTATCAACACATGTGGTGGAAAATGAATATctatatttgaatgaaaaggaTTCAACTAAACTTTTCtattga
- the NCAS0D02340 gene encoding uncharacterized protein (ancestral locus Anc_5.5): MSYRGTPVNNLNGFPNGGFQGKPTLQQQFPTTNAYLKQSVKKFEEFADKIEDLTSTPFVQKLRPHIPAIARFFIVATFYEDSFRILTQWSDQVFYLNKWKHIPYFFVVVFLLTVLIAMPIGATLLVLRKNTVYATGILVASIVLQGIVYGLVTGSAFLLRNVSVIGGLLIAFSDSIVQNKMTFGMLPELNSKNEQNRGFLLLAGRILIVIMFIGFTFSKSWITVFLTIIFTVCFAIGFKTKFASIVLGLILTFYNVMLNNYWFYDFTKRDFLKYEFYQNLSIIGGLMLVTNTGAGEISVDEKKKIY, encoded by the coding sequence ATGTCTTATAGAGGTACGCCAGTAAACAATCTCAATGGGTTCCCAAACGGTGGATTCCAAGGTAAACCCACccttcaacaacaattccCTACTACTAATGCTTATTTGAAGCAATCcgtaaagaaatttgaagaatttgcCGACAAGATTGAAGATCTGACTTCCACACCATTTGTACAGAAATTGAGACCTCATATCCCCGCAATCGCTAGATTTTTCATCGTTGCCACTTTTTATGAGGATTCCTTCCGTATCTTGACTCAATGGTCGGATCAAGTCTTTTATTTGAACAAATGGAAGCATATTCCATActtttttgttgttgtgtttCTGTTGACGGTTCTTATTGCAATGCCCATTGGTGCTACGTTATTGGTGCTAAGAAAGAACACTGTTTATGCTACGGGGATTTTAGTCGCATCTATTGTATTGCAGGGTATTGTTTATGGTCTTGTCACTGGCTCAGCCTttttattaagaaatgTGAGTGTCATTGGTGGGTTGTTAATTGCCTTTAGTGATTCCATTGTGCAAAATAAGATGACATTTGGGATGTTACCTGAATTGAATAGCaaaaatgaacaaaatagaGGGTTTTTGCTATTAGCGGGCAGAATATTAATTGTCATTATGTTTATTGGGTTCACGTTTTCCAAATCCTGGATCACCGTTTTCCTTACTATCATCTTCACTGTTTGCTTTGCCATTGGATTCAAGACTAAGTTTGCCAGTATTGTATTGGGGTTAATCCTTACTTTCTACAATGTCATGTTGAACAATTATTGGTTCTATGATTTTACCAAGAGAGATTTCCTCAAGTACGAATTTTACCAAAATCTAAGTATCATTGGTGGATTGATGTTGGTCACCAACACGGGTGCCGGTGAGATTTCCGTGGAcgagaagaagaagatatacTAA